In Leptospira limi, one genomic interval encodes:
- a CDS encoding TIGR04388 family protein → QRLQSEIQAAANSWSQNFNLNFQQGINDFTTAFGNIESNYQNLLNSIDANDQAFQANLNAINEYKSFVKDSIRSVITSFEEELAKSCAERYGCVYRDSNNNLNQAGQKLQSLVDLIKPKLNDNTLNPTMELTLFSQQMRDFLSDQQIGADSEFNKYNPWVTSLQTNPFVQYVLSDNAYDSGYQYSSGTKANLESSVRYGGFDYWSSVTTASWWTGEGDNNWQLLSLVDALQKDYNNQDSSYTQLSNVLRGFLGPGKELTQIHLANAFARDIEQRNNAKILGFQLAYLDRSGTEGNMLAGANNYAFFGLPGQTGWNQWAALRCALGVGCIVDQHQMDSVALAISYSVKDVAIESQANYWQGIDSSMQGQVGKYNTEILPAVQNWEAQVANYDKFYTEWKAQAQIAKDKAQADYEASLASLEAERQAWIANSQNEYRDGYLQWSELSANAQSGKAALTDVRTEIRAISTGSNASVTRPVGLSTLVDSFTTKIESIANQGFTFTDQPVDSFLNATTRLQAGESNTGSYTLLGAFNQKSVSTSLEIGGKEFSSIIQGTTTGIYQYSQLISVNDSNRELAFREQEKMLNRNSWNIEYSSVEIGTMVDGQYKDTGLNDEAAINRILKELTNSARYQLEMEKCQAKADPKKDCFSDVVHKGRLDELSSLGYEYKEGKVVRKLDRSEEIKLGIFKDYESLSQAEKEQFGSCYEDPAKCMTSNGKNLLRKDFDYTIDKQTNVATLTRVINNGQILRREGENFFNGTQVETRKFNLAQVMSVMAPKGKDLFDTWGQSDWENFSTQSSEKLKAFYEVDLVAVNKTAQNAVTSIRKIETYNEKKFQTTVDGIKSQEALLKELALAYLTGGMAGMQAAIKGKVEDKINSSLAEAFIRATGGSMEDLQRMSDAFSFVRGRIEQNKIKARENYYSVNDLGGSIERALNKMFNPIISMYTQLPLFGPILTTFTGVGLAITKEIVGDKQYNSTMDRVTARKDRLVEIKANERAMAKSYVDRAISEGSGISLELVSQQSTDFLGARDAARVRKANNARWGVLDQAVGVVGGIVKTAFNAFGMKDRDFAASLKDANRLMFAGNVNTTYGEKAALAGANQLWGMSGPGLSYQTNVLKLSDKEGIAKELGQQALVTAIAKAQGWDKDIVNSIVRKEYGKYEQRKTDKKVQADAIRDTAKLAASFILPTGIAALAGQLAGAAGQIGEIASQIANFAEKSEKVFNVIVRGAVQVVDGSRNGIDGIAAGAGNAVLGYLGATGTFDFGTDMGIFSQSAVGLGISYDKDRGYGGMIGIGNSTTNASVGFYQHGATTLDASYGWTKDSQVTLSHSEGSTQIGLNYNEGRGPREGFNYSLNYDIQQGMASAGASYTIPGQGNWYNKAGLNLNLDRNGLTSSVQYDGVNIASMGPAGFSMQEFDWAMLNINEAQDRQK, encoded by the coding sequence AGCATCCGCTCTGTGATCACGAGCTTCGAAGAGGAACTCGCTAAGTCATGTGCGGAGCGATATGGCTGCGTATACAGGGATTCAAATAATAATTTGAACCAGGCGGGGCAGAAGCTACAAAGCTTAGTGGATTTAATCAAACCGAAGCTAAATGATAACACGTTAAATCCAACGATGGAATTGACATTGTTTTCTCAGCAGATGCGAGATTTTTTATCGGACCAACAAATCGGAGCAGATTCGGAGTTTAATAAGTATAATCCTTGGGTAACATCACTCCAAACAAATCCATTTGTGCAGTATGTTCTTTCTGATAATGCATATGATAGCGGTTATCAATATTCCAGCGGAACAAAAGCGAATTTAGAGTCATCGGTAAGGTATGGTGGGTTTGATTATTGGTCAAGTGTGACGACTGCGAGTTGGTGGACAGGGGAAGGAGACAATAATTGGCAATTATTGAGCCTTGTCGATGCCCTACAAAAGGATTATAACAATCAGGATTCAAGTTATACGCAACTTAGTAATGTTCTTCGAGGATTCCTTGGACCTGGAAAAGAGTTAACCCAAATTCACTTAGCAAATGCTTTTGCAAGAGATATCGAACAGAGAAATAATGCAAAAATTTTAGGATTCCAACTTGCTTACTTAGATCGCAGTGGAACTGAAGGAAATATGTTAGCAGGTGCTAACAACTATGCTTTTTTTGGACTTCCAGGACAAACAGGCTGGAACCAATGGGCAGCGCTACGATGTGCTCTTGGTGTCGGTTGTATAGTGGATCAACACCAAATGGATAGTGTGGCACTTGCAATTTCTTACAGTGTGAAAGACGTAGCGATTGAATCGCAGGCGAATTATTGGCAAGGTATAGACTCATCTATGCAAGGTCAGGTGGGAAAATATAATACTGAGATTTTACCAGCAGTACAAAATTGGGAAGCCCAAGTAGCGAACTATGACAAATTTTATACGGAATGGAAGGCACAAGCTCAAATAGCAAAGGACAAGGCACAAGCAGATTACGAGGCATCTTTAGCATCTCTAGAAGCAGAGAGACAAGCGTGGATAGCAAATTCACAAAATGAATATAGAGACGGGTACCTCCAATGGTCAGAGTTAAGTGCCAATGCTCAGTCAGGTAAAGCAGCACTAACAGACGTAAGAACAGAGATCCGAGCTATTTCGACAGGAAGTAATGCATCAGTAACTAGACCCGTGGGACTAAGCACACTCGTGGATAGTTTTACCACAAAGATAGAGAGTATCGCGAATCAGGGATTTACATTCACGGACCAACCAGTTGATTCCTTTTTGAATGCAACGACAAGATTGCAAGCAGGGGAGTCGAACACAGGAAGTTACACCTTACTTGGAGCGTTCAATCAGAAGTCAGTTAGCACGAGTTTGGAGATTGGAGGAAAGGAATTTAGTTCCATTATCCAAGGGACAACTACAGGTATCTACCAATACTCACAGTTAATATCTGTAAATGATAGCAACAGGGAACTTGCATTCCGAGAGCAAGAGAAGATGCTGAATCGCAACAGTTGGAATATAGAGTATTCGTCAGTAGAGATTGGAACGATGGTAGATGGCCAGTATAAAGATACAGGCTTAAACGACGAAGCAGCAATCAATAGAATCTTAAAAGAATTAACCAACAGCGCCAGATACCAATTGGAGATGGAGAAGTGCCAGGCCAAAGCGGATCCAAAAAAAGATTGTTTCTCTGATGTTGTTCATAAGGGAAGACTCGATGAGTTGAGTAGTTTGGGTTATGAATACAAGGAAGGTAAGGTAGTTAGGAAACTTGATCGATCGGAAGAGATCAAGTTAGGGATCTTTAAAGATTATGAGAGTTTGAGTCAGGCAGAGAAGGAACAATTTGGAAGTTGTTATGAAGATCCTGCGAAGTGTATGACATCAAATGGAAAGAATTTACTACGCAAAGATTTTGATTATACGATCGATAAGCAGACGAATGTAGCAACTTTAACGCGTGTTATTAATAACGGACAAATATTACGCCGAGAAGGGGAAAACTTTTTTAACGGGACACAGGTAGAAACTAGAAAATTCAATCTAGCGCAGGTAATGTCTGTGATGGCACCTAAGGGCAAGGATTTGTTTGATACATGGGGACAATCTGATTGGGAAAATTTTAGCACTCAGTCCTCAGAAAAATTAAAAGCATTTTATGAAGTTGATTTAGTAGCAGTAAACAAAACGGCACAGAACGCAGTTACATCAATTCGCAAGATAGAAACATATAATGAGAAAAAATTCCAAACGACAGTGGATGGGATAAAGAGCCAGGAAGCCTTATTAAAAGAATTAGCATTAGCTTATTTGACCGGTGGAATGGCTGGTATGCAGGCAGCCATAAAGGGGAAAGTAGAGGATAAGATCAATTCTAGTTTAGCGGAAGCATTTATCCGAGCGACAGGTGGATCGATGGAAGACCTGCAAAGGATGTCTGATGCGTTCAGCTTTGTTCGTGGAAGGATCGAACAGAATAAGATCAAGGCTAGAGAGAATTACTACTCTGTGAATGATCTCGGTGGTAGTATAGAAAGAGCATTGAATAAAATGTTTAATCCGATAATTTCTATGTATACTCAATTGCCACTTTTTGGACCGATCTTAACAACTTTTACCGGAGTCGGACTTGCAATCACAAAAGAGATAGTAGGGGACAAACAGTATAATTCTACAATGGACCGGGTGACAGCAAGGAAGGACCGGCTTGTTGAGATCAAGGCTAACGAGCGTGCTATGGCAAAGAGTTATGTGGATAGAGCTATCTCTGAAGGAAGTGGAATCTCCCTAGAATTGGTAAGCCAACAAAGTACAGACTTTCTTGGAGCCAGAGATGCAGCACGGGTAAGAAAAGCAAACAATGCAAGATGGGGAGTGTTAGACCAAGCAGTTGGAGTAGTGGGTGGGATTGTTAAGACAGCCTTCAATGCGTTTGGTATGAAGGATAGAGACTTTGCGGCATCACTAAAGGATGCAAATCGGTTAATGTTTGCAGGTAATGTGAATACAACTTATGGAGAGAAAGCAGCACTTGCAGGAGCGAATCAATTATGGGGTATGTCTGGTCCTGGATTGTCTTACCAAACCAATGTATTGAAGTTAAGTGATAAAGAAGGAATTGCCAAAGAGTTAGGACAACAAGCTCTTGTGACTGCCATTGCCAAGGCACAAGGCTGGGATAAGGACATTGTAAACTCCATTGTACGAAAAGAATATGGAAAGTATGAACAAAGAAAGACAGATAAGAAAGTCCAAGCAGATGCCATACGAGATACTGCAAAACTGGCAGCTTCGTTTATATTACCAACTGGAATTGCTGCTCTTGCTGGGCAATTAGCTGGTGCAGCTGGACAAATAGGTGAAATTGCATCTCAAATTGCTAATTTTGCGGAGAAATCTGAAAAAGTTTTTAATGTCATTGTTCGTGGGGCAGTACAAGTCGTAGACGGATCCAGAAATGGAATCGATGGGATAGCTGCTGGAGCAGGGAATGCTGTGTTAGGTTATTTGGGAGCAACAGGCACATTTGATTTTGGTACTGATATGGGAATATTTTCCCAATCCGCAGTAGGACTAGGAATTAGCTACGACAAAGATCGTGGTTATGGTGGGATGATTGGAATTGGAAATAGTACGACCAATGCAAGTGTTGGATTCTACCAACATGGAGCTACCACATTAGATGCAAGTTATGGATGGACTAAAGATTCCCAAGTTACTCTTTCTCATAGTGAAGGATCTACCCAAATTGGACTTAATTACAATGAAGGGCGTGGGCCGAGAGAAGGGTTCAACTATAGCTTGAATTATGATATCCAACAAGGGATGGCATCAGCTGGAGCAAGTTATACAATCCCTGGTCAAGGAAATTGGTATAACAAGGCAGGGTTAAACTTAAACCTGGACCGCAACGGACTCACAAGTTCTGTCCAATATGATGGTGTGAATATAGCTTCTATGGGACCTGCAGGGTTCAGCATGCAAGAATTTGACTGGGCTATGCTCAACATAAATGAAGCACAAGATAGACAAAAGTT